A stretch of Elephas maximus indicus isolate mEleMax1 chromosome 20, mEleMax1 primary haplotype, whole genome shotgun sequence DNA encodes these proteins:
- the CISH gene encoding cytokine-inducible SH2-containing protein has product MVLCVQGPCSLLAEERIGQQTLKARSLELPESAMQPLPVGVFLEEVAEETPAQLESEQPKVLDPEEDLLCIAKTFSYLRESGWYWGSITASEARQHLQKMPEGTFLVRDSTHPSYLFTLSVKTTRGPTNVRIEYADSSFRLDSNCLSRPRILAFPDVVSLVQHYVASCAADTRSNSPDPAPAPALPAPKEDATSNPVLPAPTATAVHLKLVQPFVRRSSARSLQHLCRLVINRVVADVDCLPLPRRMADYLRQYPFQL; this is encoded by the exons ACCTTGTTCTTTGCTGGCTGAGGAGCGGATCGGGCAGCAGACCCTGAAGGCCCGCTCCCTGGAGCTGCCTGAGTCAGCCATGCAGCCCTTGCCTGTAGGGgtcttcctggaggaggtagCAGAGGAGACCCCAGCCCAGCTGGAAAGTGAGCAGCCCAAGGTACTGGACCCCGAGGAGGATCTGCTGTGCATTGCCAAGACCTTCTCCTACCTTCGGGAATCTG GCTGGTATTGGGGTTCCATTACTGCCAGTGAGGCCCGGCAACACCTGCAGAAGATGCCAGAGGGCACCTTCCTAGTACGTGACAGCACCCACCCCAGCTACCTATTCACACTGTCTGTCAAGACCACCCGCGGCCCTACCAATGTGCGCATTGAGTATGCTGACTCCAGCTTCCGTTTGGACTCCAACTGCCTGTCCAGGCCACGCATCCTTGCCTTCCCAGATGTAGTCAGCCTTGTGCAGCACTATGTGGCCTCCTGTGCTGCCGACACCCGAAGCAACAGCCCTGACCCCGCTCCGGCCCCAGCCCTGCCAGCCCCCAAGGAGGATGCGACCAGCAACCCAGTGCTGCCTGCCCCCACAGCTACCGCTGTGCACCTGAAACTGGTGCAGCCCTTTGTGCGCAGGAGCAGTGCCCGCAGCCTGCAGCACCTGTGCCGCCTTGTCATCAACCGGGTTGTAGCCGACGTGGACTGCCTGCCGCTGCCCCGGCGCATGGCTGACTACCTCCGACAGTACCCCTTCCAGCTCTGA